A genomic region of Persephonella marina EX-H1 contains the following coding sequences:
- the leuB gene encoding 3-isopropylmalate dehydrogenase, with protein sequence MKRTFKIAVLPGDGIGPEIMEAAIEVLNAVSKKYDLQFEYKEGLIGGAAIDATGDPLPDETLKIAKESDAVLLAAVGGEKWDNLPTDKRPEKGLLRIRKELELFANLRPGKAYTALLDSSPLKETLIKGVDLVVIRELTGGIYFGEPRGIEERKGEKVGFNTMIYYEHEVKRIAKLAFEIARGRKKKVTSVDKANVLEVSALWREIVTETHSDYQDVELEHMYVDNCAMQLVRRPKDFDVIVTGNLFGDILSDEAGALTGSLGMLPSASIGERYALYEPVHGSAPDIAGQGIANPIAMILSAAMMLDITCKVPQAARDIENAVEKVLNEGYRTGDIWSPGTKKVNTKEMTEAIIEHI encoded by the coding sequence ATGAAAAGAACTTTCAAGATCGCGGTTTTACCAGGAGATGGAATTGGACCTGAGATTATGGAAGCAGCTATTGAGGTTCTGAACGCTGTTTCTAAAAAGTATGATTTACAGTTTGAGTATAAGGAAGGCCTGATAGGTGGTGCTGCGATTGATGCAACAGGTGATCCACTGCCTGATGAAACATTAAAGATAGCGAAAGAGAGTGACGCTGTTCTACTTGCTGCTGTAGGTGGTGAGAAATGGGATAATCTTCCTACAGATAAAAGACCTGAGAAGGGACTGCTCAGGATAAGAAAGGAGCTTGAGCTTTTTGCAAACCTCAGACCTGGAAAGGCTTACACAGCACTTCTGGACTCTTCACCTCTCAAGGAAACACTTATAAAAGGTGTTGATCTTGTTGTTATAAGAGAGCTGACTGGAGGGATATACTTTGGAGAACCAAGGGGAATAGAGGAAAGGAAAGGTGAGAAAGTAGGATTCAATACGATGATCTACTATGAACATGAGGTAAAAAGGATAGCAAAACTTGCCTTTGAGATAGCAAGGGGAAGAAAGAAGAAAGTAACAAGCGTTGATAAGGCAAATGTTTTAGAGGTTTCTGCCCTGTGGAGGGAGATAGTAACAGAAACACACTCTGATTATCAGGATGTTGAGCTTGAACATATGTATGTGGATAACTGTGCTATGCAGCTTGTTAGAAGACCTAAGGATTTTGATGTTATCGTTACAGGAAACCTTTTCGGTGATATCCTCTCAGATGAAGCAGGAGCTTTAACAGGAAGTCTCGGAATGCTTCCATCAGCAAGTATAGGTGAGAGGTATGCACTTTACGAACCTGTTCACGGTTCAGCACCTGATATAGCGGGTCAGGGTATCGCAAACCCGATAGCCATGATACTTTCAGCAGCTATGATGCTTGATATAACATGTAAAGTTCCACAGGCAGCAAGGGATATAGAAAATGCTGTTGAGAAGGTTCTCAATGAAGGTTACAGAACAGGGGATATATGGTCACCGGGAACAAAAAAAGTAAATACAAAGGAGATGACAGAGGCTATAATTGAACATATTTAA
- the nadC gene encoding carboxylating nicotinate-nucleotide diphosphorylase: MLDRLYVRKKIEQFLMEDIGYSDLTSDNLGISKDIKASVIAKEDGIIAGIDFAKEVFLILDRDIRFPFSLKDGSEVKKGDTVLSVEGSAVSVLKGERVALNILQRLSGIATTASRYAEKIKDLKTRILDTRKTTPGFRAFEKYAVKVGGGSNHRFALYDMVMIKDNHIAVCGGITKAVNRIRENVSPMVKIEVEVSDLNQLKEALSLNVDIIMLDNMSLEMLKEAVNIVNGKVLLEASGNITVENVRDVALTGVDFISSGSIIHSSRWLDLSMKI; the protein is encoded by the coding sequence ATGTTAGACAGACTTTACGTTAGGAAAAAGATTGAACAGTTTTTAATGGAGGATATCGGTTATTCTGATTTAACCAGTGATAATCTTGGTATCAGTAAAGATATAAAAGCCTCAGTTATTGCAAAGGAAGATGGAATAATAGCTGGGATTGATTTCGCAAAAGAGGTTTTTCTGATACTGGACAGAGATATCAGATTTCCATTTTCTTTAAAGGATGGATCAGAGGTAAAAAAAGGTGACACTGTATTGAGTGTTGAAGGTTCTGCCGTTTCTGTTCTGAAAGGTGAAAGGGTAGCCCTCAATATTCTTCAGAGACTTTCAGGCATAGCAACAACAGCGTCAAGATACGCAGAGAAGATCAAGGATCTTAAAACCAGGATACTTGACACAAGGAAGACAACCCCAGGATTTAGAGCCTTTGAGAAGTATGCTGTTAAAGTTGGTGGAGGTTCAAACCACAGATTCGCTCTGTACGATATGGTTATGATAAAGGACAACCATATCGCCGTCTGTGGGGGGATAACAAAAGCTGTGAACAGGATAAGGGAAAATGTCTCACCTATGGTTAAGATAGAGGTTGAGGTGTCCGATTTGAATCAGTTAAAGGAAGCTCTTTCACTTAATGTAGATATCATAATGCTTGACAATATGAGTTTAGAGATGCTTAAAGAGGCCGTCAATATTGTTAACGGAAAGGTTTTACTGGAAGCATCCGGAAATATAACTGTTGAAAATGTAAGAGATGTTGCCCTTACAGGTGTGGATTTTATATCATCAGGATCAATAATACACTCAAGCAGATGGCTTGATCTGAGTATGAAAATATAA
- the hemJ gene encoding protoporphyrinogen oxidase HemJ: protein MYLWIKALHIMSVISWFAVLFYLPRLFVYHAENRDKKEFVSVVKIMEYKLHKYIGIPAFWGTVITGSLLIVMNPDLFKSGGWLHAKLLFVSLLIGYYIYTAVLRRKLEADQCDRSGKFFRMYNEIPTILMIIIVSLAVVKPF, encoded by the coding sequence ATGTACCTTTGGATAAAAGCTTTACATATAATGTCTGTGATATCATGGTTTGCTGTTCTTTTCTATCTTCCAAGACTTTTCGTTTACCACGCTGAGAACAGGGATAAAAAGGAGTTTGTATCTGTTGTAAAGATAATGGAGTACAAACTTCACAAATATATAGGTATTCCGGCATTCTGGGGAACGGTTATAACAGGGAGTTTACTTATAGTTATGAACCCTGATCTTTTCAAATCAGGGGGATGGCTTCACGCAAAACTACTTTTCGTTTCACTCTTAATAGGCTACTACATATACACAGCTGTTCTTAGAAGGAAGCTTGAGGCTGATCAGTGTGACAGATCCGGAAAGTTTTTCAGAATGTACAATGAGATACCCACAATACTGATGATAATTATAGTATCACTTGCAGTTGTAAAACCATTCTAA
- a CDS encoding HesB/IscA family protein: MQSTVNFTVTETAANEIKKIADEQGIENPILRVRVVPGGCSGFQYAMGFDEEITENDKVVELENGVKIAIDEFSAPYIGGAVLDYVQDFMGGGFTIKNPNAANSCGCGNSFSC; the protein is encoded by the coding sequence ATGCAATCAACAGTTAATTTTACAGTAACTGAAACCGCTGCCAATGAGATCAAAAAGATAGCTGACGAACAGGGAATAGAAAATCCTATCTTAAGGGTTAGGGTCGTTCCTGGTGGATGTTCAGGTTTTCAGTATGCTATGGGATTTGATGAGGAGATAACAGAAAATGATAAGGTTGTTGAGCTTGAAAATGGCGTTAAGATCGCTATTGATGAGTTCAGCGCTCCGTATATAGGTGGTGCTGTTTTAGATTACGTTCAGGACTTTATGGGAGGTGGATTCACAATAAAGAATCCAAACGCAGCAAACTCCTGTGGATGTGGAAACTCTTTTTCCTGTTAA
- the sppA gene encoding signal peptide peptidase SppA, whose amino-acid sequence MKKKIAIGVVLFLIIIYLISFFSYRATPKIAIIEIHGVISDFYSHIQNIESAESDDSIKAVVISVDSPGGTVGAAQEIYRAIERLRTKKPVVVSMGNVAASGGYYISAPASVIYANPGTITGSIGVIIQHMDLSRVLDKLGIKVENIKSGKNKDILYPNKSLSPEQKKLIEDTIKDVYDQFLEAIVRYRPITKDQLRPYADGRIFSGRQAKKIKLVDKLGNIQDAVNEARKLAGLEDRHVVIIKLGKRKNILEKLLNSDMNSIITPSGIYYMLSF is encoded by the coding sequence TTGAAGAAAAAGATAGCCATAGGGGTAGTTCTATTTCTGATAATAATATACCTTATATCTTTCTTCTCTTACAGAGCAACACCAAAGATAGCGATTATTGAGATACACGGGGTTATCTCAGATTTTTACTCCCATATACAGAATATTGAGTCTGCAGAGTCTGATGATTCAATAAAAGCTGTTGTTATTTCTGTTGACAGTCCTGGAGGAACTGTAGGGGCTGCACAGGAGATATACAGGGCTATTGAGAGATTGAGAACAAAGAAACCTGTTGTTGTGTCAATGGGTAATGTTGCAGCATCGGGAGGATACTATATAAGTGCCCCTGCATCGGTGATATACGCAAACCCGGGAACAATAACAGGAAGTATAGGTGTTATCATACAGCATATGGATCTATCAAGGGTATTGGATAAGTTAGGTATAAAGGTTGAGAATATCAAAAGCGGTAAAAACAAGGACATTCTCTATCCAAACAAAAGCCTCTCACCTGAACAGAAAAAGCTTATAGAAGATACAATAAAAGATGTTTACGATCAGTTCCTTGAGGCGATTGTCAGATACAGACCTATCACAAAGGATCAGCTGAGACCTTATGCAGATGGAAGAATATTCAGCGGAAGACAGGCAAAGAAGATAAAGCTTGTTGATAAACTTGGGAATATACAGGATGCTGTAAATGAGGCGAGGAAACTTGCAGGTTTAGAAGACAGACATGTTGTGATCATAAAGTTAGGAAAGAGAAAAAATATTCTTGAAAAACTTTTAAACTCCGATATGAACAGTATAATAACACCTTCGGGGATTTACTATATGCTCTCATTCTGA
- the rbfA gene encoding 30S ribosome-binding factor RbfA produces the protein MKRSHRMEKVNNELKRVLSEIFLTEIPVQQDNIVTVLRVEATSDLNEAKVYVSALKNGQDVVEQLNQKSGYIRHLVGNRIKIRKVPKFKFILAEDLPILV, from the coding sequence ATGAAAAGATCACACAGAATGGAAAAGGTGAACAACGAGCTGAAGAGGGTTTTAAGTGAGATATTTCTAACGGAGATTCCTGTCCAGCAGGACAACATAGTTACAGTTCTCAGGGTTGAGGCAACATCAGACCTTAACGAGGCAAAGGTTTATGTATCAGCTTTAAAGAATGGACAGGATGTTGTTGAACAGCTGAACCAGAAAAGCGGTTATATAAGACATCTTGTTGGGAACAGGATAAAGATAAGAAAGGTTCCAAAGTTTAAGTTTATTCTTGCGGAAGATCTACCTATACTTGTCTAA
- a CDS encoding DUF503 domain-containing protein: MIIGSVVFEIHIPYAGSLKEKRMVVRSVKEKLKSKFNVSVSEIGDLDKWQSAQVAVVTVAPDRKQAEKVVQNVINFVENNYPDIHINVYKELI, translated from the coding sequence ATGATTATAGGCAGTGTTGTTTTTGAGATTCATATACCCTATGCTGGATCATTAAAAGAGAAAAGGATGGTTGTAAGATCGGTTAAAGAAAAGCTTAAATCCAAGTTTAACGTATCTGTCTCAGAGATTGGAGATCTTGATAAATGGCAGTCTGCCCAGGTGGCTGTAGTCACTGTAGCACCTGACAGAAAACAGGCTGAAAAGGTAGTTCAGAATGTTATAAACTTTGTTGAGAACAACTACCCGGATATACATATAAACGTTTACAAGGAGCTGATATGA
- a CDS encoding TatD family hydrolase produces MIDTHAHLDMLKSEEDLLESVEKLDYIITIGCDKEEIYRAIELAEKFENVYASIGFHPYDVNGIDDKDLDNLRSLAVEKRKVVAIGETGLDFYRDITPKDRQIYFFEKQIQISKELELPLVVHSRSADKETVEILEKYYPYPASGVMHCFGGSIDMMRASVDMGFYISFAGNVTYPKADSLREVLKNTPLDRLLLETDSPFLSPQKKRGKPNRPSYIYYTLDYVSSLLGISSEELEKITDRNAKRLFKIEEYENIIVDKILE; encoded by the coding sequence ATGATAGACACACACGCTCATCTTGATATGCTGAAATCTGAGGAAGATCTTTTAGAAAGTGTAGAGAAACTGGACTATATAATCACTATAGGCTGTGATAAAGAAGAGATATACAGGGCTATAGAGTTAGCTGAAAAATTTGAGAATGTTTATGCTTCTATAGGTTTTCATCCTTACGACGTTAACGGTATAGATGATAAAGATCTTGATAATCTCAGGAGCTTAGCGGTTGAAAAAAGAAAGGTCGTTGCTATAGGAGAGACAGGACTTGATTTTTACAGAGATATAACACCTAAAGATAGACAGATATACTTTTTTGAAAAGCAGATACAGATCTCAAAGGAACTTGAACTACCATTAGTTGTCCACTCAAGGTCAGCTGATAAAGAGACAGTTGAGATATTGGAAAAGTATTACCCTTATCCGGCATCGGGAGTTATGCACTGCTTCGGCGGAAGCATTGATATGATGAGAGCATCGGTTGATATGGGTTTTTATATATCATTTGCAGGAAATGTAACATACCCTAAAGCTGACAGTCTTAGAGAGGTTCTGAAAAATACACCTCTTGACAGACTTTTACTAGAGACAGACAGCCCATTTTTATCACCACAGAAGAAAAGGGGAAAGCCTAACAGGCCTTCATATATATACTACACACTTGATTATGTCTCATCACTTCTTGGAATAAGCAGTGAAGAGCTTGAGAAGATAACTGACAGGAATGCAAAAAGGCTTTTTAAAATAGAAGAATATGAGAATATAATTGTTGATAAAATATTAGAATGA
- the ftsH gene encoding ATP-dependent zinc metalloprotease FtsH — MQFSKSLLIWFLIGALMIFAFNMFSAKPSFEHKVSFTEFVEMVNEGKIKEATVKGEEIVAISENGKKIETVIPEGYDKIYDILSENNVQITVVPQEKSGWLATLLISWLPILLFIGLWIFMMRQMSGGSNRAFSFAKSKAKVYLEEKPNVKLDDVAGMDEVKEEVKELIDYLKEPQRFQKLGGRAPKGILLYGDPGVGKTLLAKAIAGEANVPFISISGSDFVEMFVGVGAARVRDLFETAKKHAPCLVFIDEIDAVGRARSGVGFGGGHDEREQTLNQLLVELDGFDSSEGIIVIAATNRPDILDPALLRPGRFDRQISVPKPDVKGRYEILKVHVKKKNIPLGDDVDLMVIARGTPGFSGADLANVVNEAALLAARRRKEKVGMREFEDAMDRIMMGLERKGMAITPAEKEKIAYHEVGHAIVGMMFKESDPLHKVSIIPRGMALGVTVNLPEEDRHLYSKKDLMARLHQLFGGRAAEEVFYGKDGITTGAENDLMRATELAYRIVASWGMTDELGPIHVSTSRNNPFTPSQGPEISEETARKIDEQVSRLLRESYERAKQIIENYKDAVTAVVELLIDKETITCEEMLSILEKYGVPVVNRCRKSVVEVISDSSAPEVPAGQVD; from the coding sequence ATGCAGTTTTCAAAAAGCCTTTTAATATGGTTTCTAATAGGGGCTTTAATGATATTTGCCTTTAATATGTTCAGTGCAAAACCTTCATTTGAACATAAAGTGTCCTTTACTGAGTTTGTTGAGATGGTAAATGAAGGAAAGATTAAAGAGGCCACAGTTAAAGGTGAGGAGATCGTTGCCATCTCAGAAAATGGGAAAAAGATAGAGACAGTTATACCTGAAGGTTACGATAAGATATACGACATACTTTCTGAGAATAACGTCCAGATAACCGTTGTTCCTCAGGAGAAAAGCGGATGGCTTGCAACACTTCTGATATCATGGCTTCCTATTCTCCTGTTTATAGGTCTGTGGATCTTCATGATGAGACAGATGTCAGGTGGAAGTAACAGGGCTTTCTCATTCGCAAAATCAAAGGCAAAGGTATATTTAGAGGAAAAACCTAATGTGAAACTTGATGATGTTGCCGGCATGGACGAGGTAAAGGAAGAGGTCAAAGAGCTTATAGATTACCTTAAAGAGCCTCAGAGATTCCAGAAGTTAGGTGGAAGAGCACCAAAAGGTATCCTTCTTTACGGTGATCCTGGTGTAGGTAAAACATTACTTGCAAAGGCTATAGCAGGTGAGGCAAATGTTCCTTTTATATCCATATCAGGATCAGATTTTGTTGAGATGTTTGTTGGTGTAGGTGCAGCAAGGGTAAGGGATCTTTTTGAGACAGCAAAAAAACATGCACCATGTCTTGTTTTCATAGATGAGATTGACGCCGTAGGTAGAGCAAGAAGTGGTGTTGGATTTGGTGGAGGACATGACGAGAGGGAGCAGACGCTTAACCAGCTTCTTGTTGAGCTTGATGGTTTTGATTCAAGTGAAGGTATTATAGTTATAGCAGCAACAAACAGACCTGACATACTTGATCCAGCACTTTTAAGACCTGGCAGATTTGACAGACAGATATCAGTTCCAAAACCTGATGTTAAGGGAAGATACGAGATACTTAAGGTTCACGTTAAAAAGAAAAATATACCGTTAGGTGATGATGTTGATCTTATGGTTATAGCAAGGGGAACACCAGGATTTTCAGGGGCTGATCTTGCGAATGTTGTAAATGAAGCTGCACTGCTTGCTGCAAGGAGAAGAAAAGAGAAGGTTGGTATGAGAGAGTTTGAGGACGCTATGGACAGGATAATGATGGGTCTTGAGAGAAAGGGAATGGCAATAACACCTGCTGAAAAAGAGAAGATAGCCTACCATGAGGTTGGACATGCTATTGTAGGTATGATGTTTAAAGAGTCTGATCCATTACATAAAGTCTCAATCATACCAAGGGGAATGGCCCTTGGCGTTACTGTAAATCTCCCTGAGGAAGACAGACATCTTTACTCTAAAAAGGATCTTATGGCGAGACTTCATCAGCTTTTTGGTGGAAGAGCTGCTGAGGAGGTTTTCTACGGAAAAGATGGCATAACAACAGGAGCTGAAAATGATCTTATGAGGGCAACGGAGCTTGCATACAGAATAGTTGCATCCTGGGGAATGACAGATGAGCTTGGACCTATACATGTATCAACTTCAAGAAACAACCCATTTACACCTTCACAGGGTCCTGAGATAAGTGAGGAGACAGCAAGAAAGATAGATGAGCAGGTAAGCAGGCTTTTAAGGGAGTCTTACGAAAGGGCAAAACAGATAATAGAGAACTATAAAGACGCTGTCACAGCTGTTGTTGAGCTTCTTATAGACAAGGAAACGATAACATGTGAGGAGATGCTCTCTATACTTGAGAAGTACGGTGTTCCTGTTGTAAACAGATGTAGAAAGTCTGTGGTTGAAGTAATATCTGACTCATCAGCACCTGAAGTTCCAGCAGGACAGGTTGACTGA
- the tilS gene encoding tRNA lysidine(34) synthetase TilS, giving the protein MVEKKFLEAVKKYSLISEGDRILVAFSGGIDSTVLTYLLIKFRDHLKISDIYLAHLNHSLRKESDEDQRFCEDFAKKYGLEIFTKKVDIKSLAEKEKKSIEQKAREERYSFFRKVMEERSINRLATGHHLSDLVETMIMWFIQGNRKGIKGFRPKERDIIRPLYLINKDQIENYAREKGIEYRIDITNFETDFLRNRIRHNIIPHIKGINPSLEGSLLTLSYFLSLDDQYLEEESEKISQKFLNGKIELEELLVYDKALVYRAIQNWIYRKTGVYPSYRQIMDIMEIIEKKEGTKSIRLSPEYNLIRRYSTLYIEKVKEKTEPYQYRIKPGEKIFVKEANLYIKSYIETDYTLDKLKDERKKVCFQIESMEDAEFVVRNRRKGDRFIPFGRKKEKKLKDVMIDLKIPSDMRENIPLVVYGNKILWIAGYKRSAYFPVTEKGKKLICFELEEV; this is encoded by the coding sequence TTGGTTGAGAAAAAGTTCTTAGAAGCTGTAAAAAAATACAGTCTCATCTCTGAAGGGGATAGAATACTCGTTGCATTCTCTGGAGGTATAGATTCCACTGTTCTCACATATCTTCTAATAAAATTCAGGGATCATCTTAAAATATCTGATATCTATCTAGCCCATCTAAACCACTCCTTAAGAAAAGAGTCTGACGAGGATCAGAGATTCTGTGAAGATTTCGCAAAAAAGTATGGACTGGAGATATTCACAAAAAAGGTTGATATAAAATCACTTGCCGAAAAGGAGAAAAAATCCATAGAGCAGAAGGCAAGGGAGGAAAGGTACAGCTTTTTCAGGAAGGTTATGGAAGAAAGATCAATTAACAGACTCGCTACAGGACACCATCTTTCCGATCTTGTGGAGACCATGATAATGTGGTTCATACAGGGGAACAGGAAAGGAATAAAAGGGTTCAGACCTAAAGAGAGGGATATAATCAGACCTTTATACCTGATAAACAAGGATCAGATAGAGAACTACGCCAGGGAAAAAGGAATTGAGTACAGGATAGATATCACAAACTTTGAGACAGACTTTCTGAGAAACAGGATAAGGCACAATATTATCCCACATATAAAAGGGATAAACCCATCACTTGAAGGATCTCTGCTTACACTCTCATACTTCCTATCATTAGATGATCAGTATCTTGAGGAAGAGTCTGAAAAGATTTCACAGAAATTTCTCAACGGTAAGATAGAATTAGAGGAGCTTTTAGTTTACGATAAAGCCCTGGTTTACAGAGCTATTCAGAACTGGATCTACAGAAAAACTGGAGTATACCCTTCATACAGGCAGATTATGGATATTATGGAGATTATAGAAAAAAAAGAGGGAACAAAGAGTATAAGATTAAGTCCAGAGTACAACCTTATAAGGAGATACAGCACATTATATATAGAGAAGGTAAAGGAAAAAACAGAGCCTTACCAGTACAGGATAAAACCAGGGGAAAAGATCTTTGTAAAAGAGGCTAATCTGTATATAAAATCCTATATTGAAACAGACTACACATTAGATAAATTAAAAGATGAAAGGAAAAAGGTATGCTTCCAGATTGAAAGTATGGAAGATGCTGAGTTTGTTGTGAGAAACAGAAGAAAAGGTGATAGGTTTATACCTTTTGGTAGAAAAAAGGAGAAAAAACTGAAGGATGTTATGATAGACTTAAAAATACCCTCAGATATGAGAGAGAACATACCGCTTGTTGTTTATGGAAATAAAATATTGTGGATTGCAGGATATAAGAGATCGGCATATTTTCCTGTAACGGAAAAAGGTAAAAAGTTAATATGTTTTGAATTAGAGGAGGTATAG
- the rpsT gene encoding 30S ribosomal protein S20 — protein sequence MAHTRSAKKRIRQAEKRRLLNRYHISRMKTAIKRITEALKNKDIETAEKLLPLAQKLAYRAAAKGAIHKNEAARRVSRIYRKVNAAKASLSQ from the coding sequence ATGGCTCATACACGTTCAGCTAAGAAAAGAATAAGACAGGCAGAAAAGAGAAGACTGCTTAACAGGTACCATATATCAAGAATGAAAACAGCTATAAAGAGAATAACAGAAGCTCTTAAAAATAAAGATATAGAAACAGCTGAAAAACTTTTACCTCTCGCTCAGAAGCTGGCATACAGAGCTGCTGCTAAAGGGGCCATACACAAAAACGAGGCAGCAAGAAGGGTCTCAAGAATATACAGAAAAGTTAACGCTGCTAAAGCATCTTTATCACAGTAA
- a CDS encoding methionine adenosyltransferase — MAKIAVGTLEFPKVSDLPVEIVERKGIGHPDTICDALAEELSIALSELYRKECGAIMHHNVDKALLIGGIADPRFGGGHMVAPIEVYLTGRAINELNGKRLPVEELAIETAHRWLKENIPNIDISNHIIIHPKLKPGSKDLVELFERFQIKGEIPLANDTSFGVGYAPFNDIETIVYELEKALNSKEFKKEHPYVGEDIKIMGVRNDDYIRITIAMAFVDRYVKDVNDYMEKKEIVTNYAYSLAKKLTDRTVDIFINTADDPDNESVYITVTGTSAEAGDDGQVGRGNRVNGLITPYRPMSLEAAAGKNPVSHIGKIYNTAAMDMAERIVSEIEEIEEAYCYLVSQIGKPITEPQVCDVKLRINKDIKGIEEEVRRIAQEEIDKLPETWNKFLKRHFRLY, encoded by the coding sequence TTGGCAAAGATCGCTGTTGGAACCCTTGAATTTCCAAAAGTTTCAGATCTGCCTGTTGAGATTGTTGAAAGAAAAGGTATTGGACATCCTGACACTATATGTGATGCTCTTGCTGAGGAGCTTTCCATAGCTTTATCCGAGCTTTACAGAAAAGAGTGCGGTGCTATTATGCACCATAATGTTGATAAAGCACTTTTAATAGGTGGTATAGCGGATCCCAGGTTTGGCGGCGGTCATATGGTTGCTCCTATTGAGGTTTATCTTACAGGAAGGGCTATAAACGAGCTTAACGGGAAGAGGCTTCCTGTTGAGGAGCTTGCTATAGAAACTGCTCACAGATGGTTAAAGGAGAATATACCAAATATAGATATATCAAACCATATAATCATCCATCCCAAGCTAAAACCTGGAAGTAAGGATCTTGTAGAACTTTTTGAGAGATTTCAGATAAAGGGAGAGATACCGCTGGCAAATGATACATCATTCGGTGTTGGTTATGCACCTTTCAATGATATAGAAACTATCGTTTACGAGCTTGAGAAGGCTTTAAACAGCAAGGAGTTTAAAAAGGAACACCCGTATGTTGGTGAGGACATCAAGATTATGGGTGTTAGAAATGACGATTATATAAGGATAACTATAGCTATGGCTTTCGTTGACAGGTATGTTAAGGATGTTAACGATTATATGGAAAAGAAGGAGATAGTTACAAACTATGCTTATTCCCTTGCTAAAAAGCTTACAGACAGAACTGTTGATATATTCATAAACACTGCAGATGATCCGGATAATGAGTCTGTATACATCACAGTTACAGGAACATCAGCTGAGGCTGGTGATGACGGACAGGTCGGAAGAGGTAACAGGGTTAATGGTCTTATAACACCTTACAGACCTATGAGCCTTGAAGCTGCTGCTGGTAAAAATCCGGTTTCCCATATAGGAAAGATATACAACACAGCAGCTATGGATATGGCAGAGAGGATAGTTTCAGAGATAGAGGAGATTGAGGAGGCTTACTGTTATCTTGTTAGCCAGATAGGAAAACCTATTACAGAACCTCAGGTATGTGATGTTAAATTAAGAATAAACAAGGATATAAAAGGTATTGAGGAAGAGGTAAGAAGGATAGCCCAGGAAGAGATAGATAAACTCCCAGAGACATGGAACAAATTCCTTAAAAGACATTTCAGACTCTATTAA